A genomic stretch from Bos javanicus breed banteng chromosome 29, ARS-OSU_banteng_1.0, whole genome shotgun sequence includes:
- the TUT1 gene encoding speckle targeted PIP5K1A-regulated poly(A) polymerase isoform X2 — protein sequence MGDLGAREAVLSQPQHSLGGRRLRVRPREQKEFQSPASRSPKRVAPDSHQLIKALAEAPDVEAQMVKLVGLRELSEAERQLRSLVVALMQEVFAEFFPGCVVHPFGSSINSFDVHGCDLDLFLDLGDLDEPQPAPKAPESPSLDSALASPLDPQVLACTPASPPDSQPPASPQDSEALDFEAPSSSLAPRTPDSALASETLASPQSLPPASPLQEDQGDGDQGKAVELAEALKGEKAEGGAMLELVGSILRGCVPGVYRVQTVPSARRPVVKFCHRPSGLHGDISLSNRLALHNSRFLSLCSELDGRVRPLVYTLRCWAQGRGLSGSGPLLNNYALTLLVIYFLQTRDPPVLPTVSQLTQKAGEQVEVDGWDCSFPRDASRLEPSTNKEPLSSLLAQFFSCVSCWDLRGSLLSLREGQALPVAGGLPSNLSEGLRLGPMNLQDPFDLSHNVAANVTSRVAGRLQNCCRAAANYCRSLQYQRRSSRGRDWGLLPLLQPSSPSSMLSATPIPLPPASFTQLTAVLAQVLREALGCHIEQGTKRLRSEGGGPGEPPQGGTSKRAKLDGQKKSCEEGPEEQQGCAGEHGEDGVEEMVIEVGESVQDWVMRSPGQRGELPLMTGKHLATREEGQSGTAALAKQGPRGPEAACEGSQAEAEKRVSLAVSWRCALWHRVWQGRRRARRRLQQQIKEGGGSGAGSGAEWLATEAQVTRELRGLSSTEQRPEAEPLLTFVASTSQADQSLTVTPLQDSQGLFPDLHHFLQVFLPQALRNLLK from the exons ATGGGGGACCTGGGTGCCCGGGAAGCTGTTTTGTCACAGCCCCAGCACAGCCTGGGAGGACGTCGCCTGAGGGTCCGGCCACGGGAGCAGAAAGAGTTCCAGAGCCCAGCCTCCAGGTCCCCCAAAAGAGTGGCCCCCGACAGTCACCAGCTGATCAAAGCACTCGCCGAGGCCCCGGACGTGGAGGCACAAATGGTGAAGCTCGTGGGGCTGAGGGAGCTCTCCGAGGCTGAGCGGCAGCTTCGGAGCCTTGTGGTGGCCCTAATGCAGGAAGTCTTCGCAGAGTTCTTCCCTG GCTGTGTGGTCCATCCTTTTGGCTCCTCCATAAACAGCTTTGATGTCCATGGCTGTGATCTCGACCTCTTCCTGGATCTGGGGGACTTGGACGAGCCCCAG CCAGCCCCAAAGGCTCCAGAATCTCCCTCCTTGGACTCGGCCCTGGCATCCCCACTGGATCCTCAAGTCCTGGCCTgcaccccagcctcccctccagACTCACAGCCTCCAGCTTCTCCTCAAGACTCGGAAGCCCTGGACTTTGAAGCCCCTTCCTCCTCACTGGCACCTCGGACTCCAGACTCTGCTTTGGCCTCTGAGACCCTCGCCTCTCCCCagtccctgcctccagcctcGCCGCTGCAGGAGGACCAGGGAGACGGGGACCAGGGGAAGGCGGTGGAACTGGCAGAGGCCCTGAAGGGGGAGAAAGCAGAAGGGGGAGCCATGCTGGAGCTGGTGGGATCCATCCTTCGGGGCTGTGTTCCTGGAGTGTACCGAGTCCAAACCGTGCCCTCTGCCCGGCGCCCTGTGGTCAAGTTCTGCCATCGGCCTTCAGGTCTCCATGGTGACATCTCCCTCAGTAACCG GCTGGCCCTGCACAACTCCCGCTTCCTGAGTCTCTGCTCTGAGCTGGATGGGCGAGTACGGCCCCTTGTGTACACTCTGCGCTGCTGGGCTCAGGGTCGAGGGCTGTCAG GGAGTGGCCCACTTCTCAATAACTACGCCCTGACCTTGCTCGTGATCTATTTTCTTCAGACCAGGGACCCTCCTGTGTTGCCCACTGTGTCCCAGCTCACCCAGAAAGCAG GCGAACAGGTGGAGGTTGATGGCTGGGACTGTAGTTTCCCCAGAGATGCCTCAAGACTGGAGCCCAGCACCAATAAGGAGCCTCTGA gttccctgctggcccagttcTTCTCCTGCGTCTCTTGTTGGGATCTTCGTGGCTCCCTGCTGTCCCTGCGGGAGGGTCAGGCACTACCTGTGGCAGGGGGCCTGCCCTCTAATCTCTCAGAGGGCCTGCGCCTTGGCCCCATGAATCTCCAGGACCCCTTTGACCTGAGTCACAATGTGGCAGCCAACGTGACCAGCCGGGTGGCCGGGAGGCTACAGAACTGTTGCCGAGCAGCAGCCAATTACTGTCGAAGCCTCCAGTACCAGCGGCGGTCTTCCCGGGGTCGGGACTGGGGGCTGCTTCCCCTTCTGCAGCCCAGCTCCCCCAGCTCCATGCTCTCTGCAACACCTATCCCCTTACCCCCTGCTTCCTTCACCCAGCTCACTGCTGTGCTGGCCCAGGTGTTAAGGGAAGCCTTAGGGTGCCATATAGAACAGGGAACCAAGAGACTGCGGTCAGAGGGAGGTGGCCCTGGGGAGCCCCCCCAGGGAGGGACAAGCAAGAGAGCAAAACTAGATGGACAGAAAAAAAGCTGTGAGGAGGGGCCAGAGGAGCAGCAGGGATGTGCAGGGGAGCATGGTGAAGATGGCGTGGAAGAGATGGTCATAGAGGTTGGAGAGTCGGTGCAGGACTGGGTGATGCGGAGCCCTGGGCAGCGGGGGGAGCTGCCCCTGATGACCGGAAAGCATCTAGCCACCAGAGAAGAGGGGCAGTCAGGCACCGCAGCGCTGGCCAAGCAGGGGCCCAGAGGACCTGAGGCAGCCTGCGAAGGGTCTCAGGCCGAGGCCGAGAAGCGGGTGTCGCTCGCAGTGAGCTGGCGCTGCGCCTTGTGGCACCGTGTGTGGCAGGGGCGGAGGCGTGCCCGGAGACGCCTGCAGCAACAAATCAAGGAAGGAGGTGGATCTGGTGCTGGCTCGGGAGCAGAGTGGCTGGCAACTGAGGCTCAGGTCACCCGGGAGCTGCGGGGACTGAGCAGTACTGAACAGAGGCCAGAGGCTGAGCCACTCCTGACCTTCGTGGCATCCACCTCCCAGGCTGACCAGAGTCTCACTGtgaccccactccaggattctcaaGGCCTGTTCCCTGATCTCCATCATTTCTTACAGGTTTTCCTCCCTCAAGCACTTCGAAACCTGCTTAAGTGA
- the EEF1G gene encoding elongation factor 1-gamma — MAAGTLYTYPENWRAFKALIAAQYSGAQVRVLSAPPHFHFGQTNRTPEFLRKFPAGKVPAFEGDDGFCVFESNAIAYYVSNEELRGSTPEAAAQVVQWVSFADSDIVPPASTWVFPTLGIMHHNKQATENAKEEVRRILGLLDAHLKTRTFLVGERVTLADITVVCTLLWLYKQVLEPSFRQAFPNTNRWFLTCINQPQFRAVLGEVKLCEKMAQFDAKKFAESQPKKDTPRKEKGSREEKLKPQAERKEGKEEKKAAAPAPEEELDECEQALAAEPKAKDPFAHLPKSTFVLDEFKRKYSNEDTLSVALPYFWDHFDKDGWSLWYSEYRFPEELTQTFMSCNLITGMFQRLDKLRKNAFASVILFGTNNSSSISGVWVFRGQELAFPLSPDWQVDYESYTWRKLDPGSEETQTLVREYFCWEGAFQHVGKAFNQGKIFK; from the exons ATGGCGGCTGGG ACCCTGTACACATATCCTGAAAACTGGAGGGCCTTCAAGGCCCTCATTGCCGCTCAGTACAGCGGGGCTCAGGTCCGCGTGCTCTCCGCACCACCCCACTTCCATTTTGGCCAAACCAACCGCACCCCCGAATTTCTCCGTAAATTTCCTGCTGGCAAG GTTCCAGCCTTTGAGGGTGACGATGGATTCTGTGTGTTCGAGAGCAATGCCATTGCCTACTATG TGAGCAACGAGGAGCTGCGGGGAAGTACTCCCGAGGCAGCAGcacaggtggtgcagtgggtgAGCTTTGCTGATAGCGACATAGTGCCACCGGCCAGCACCTGGGTGTTCCCTACCTTGGGCATCATGCACCACAACAAGCAG GCCACAGAGAATGCAAAGGAGGAGGTGAGGCGAATTCTGGGGCTGCTGGATGCTCACTTGAAGACGAGAACTTTTCTGGTGGGCGAACGCGTGACGCTGGCTGACATCACAGTTGTCTGCACCCTGTTGTGGCTTTACAAACAG GTTCTGGAGCCTTCTTTCCGCCAGGCCTTCCCTAATACCAACCGCTGGTTCCTCACCTGCATTAACCAGCCCCAGTTCCGGGCTGTCTTGGGAGAGGTGAAACTCTGTGAGAAAATGGCCCAGTTTGATG CTAAAAAGTTTGCAGAGAGCCAGCCTAAAAAGGACACCCCACGGAAGGAGAAAGGTTCTCGAGAAGAGAAGCTGAAGCCCCAGGCGGAGCGGAAGGAGGGCAAAGAGGAGAAGAAGGCGGCTGCCCCCGCTCCTGAGGAGGAGCTGGATGAATGTGAGCAGGCGCTGGCTGCCGAGCCGAAGGCCAAGGATCCCTTTGCCCATCTGCCCAAGAG TACCTTTGTGTTGGATGAATTTAAGCGCAAGTACTCCAACGAGGATACGCTCTCCGTGGCGCTGCCGTACTTTTGGGATCACTTTGATAAGGATGGCTGGTCCCTGTGGTACTCTGAGTATCGCTTCCCTGAAGAGCTCACCCAGACCTTCATGAGTTGCAACCTCATCACTG GAATGTTCCAGCGATTGGACAAACTGAGGAAGAATGCCTTTGCCAGTGTCATTCTCTTTGGAACCAACAATAGCAGCTCCATTTCTGGGGTCTGGGTCTTTCGAGGCCAGGAGCTTGCTTTTCCG CTGAGTCCAGATTGGCAGGTGGACTACGAGTCATACACATGGCGGAAACTGGATCCCGGCAGCGAGGAGACCCAGACGCTGGTTCGAGAATACTTCTGCTGGGAAGGGGCCTTCCAGCATGTGGGCAAAGCCTTCAATCAGGGCAAGATCTTCAAGTGA
- the MTA2 gene encoding metastasis-associated protein MTA2 isoform X1, with amino-acid sequence MAANMYRVGDYVYFENSSSNPYLVRRIEELNKTANGNVEAKVVCLFRRRDISSSLNSLADSNAREFEEESKQPGVSEQQRHQLKHRELFLSRQFESLPATHIRGKCSVTLLNETDILSQYLEKEDCFFYSLVFDPMQKTLLADQGEIRVGCKYQAEIPDRLAEGESDNRNQQKMEMKVWDPDNPLTDRQIDQFLVVARAVGTFARALDCSSSIRQPSLHMSAAAASRDITLFHAMDTLQRNGYDLAKAMSTLVPQGGPVLCRDEMEEWSASEAMLFEEALEKYGKDFNDIRQDFLPWKSLASIVQFYYMWKTTDRYIQQKRLKAAEADSKLKQVYIPTYTKPNPNQIISVGSKPGMNGAGFQKGLTCESCHTTQSAQWYAWGPPNMQCRLCASCWIYWKKYGGLKTPTQLEGAARGTTEPHSRGHLSRPEAQGLSPYTTSANRAKLLAKNRQTFLLQTTKLTRLARRMCRDLLQPRRAARRPYAPINANAIKAECSIRLPKAAKTPLKIHPLVRLPLATIVKDLVAQAPLKPKTPRGTKTPINRNQLTQNRGLGGIMVKRAYETMAGVPFSANGRPLASGIRSSSQPAAKRQKLNPADAPNPVVFVATKDTRALRKALTHLEMRRAARRPNLPLKVKPPLMAVRPPVPLPPSSHPASTNEPIVLED; translated from the exons ATTACGTCTATTTTGAGAACTCCTCCAGCAATCCTTACCTGGTTAGAAGGATTGAAGAGCTCAACAAG ACTGCAAATGGAAACGTGGAGGCAAAGGTCGTGTGCCTCTTCCGGCGAAGGGACATTTCTAGTAGCCTCAACAGCCTGGCTGATAGTAATGCCA GGGAGTTTGAGGAGGAATCGAAGCAGCCAGGGGTGTCAGAACAGCAGCGACATCAACTGAAGCACCGAGAGCTTTTTCTTTCTCGGCAATTCGAATCATTGCCAGCCACCCACATAAG GGGGAAATGCAGTGTGACCCTCTTGAATGAGACAGATATCTTGAGCCAGTACCTGGAAAAGGAG gACTGCTTTTTTTACTCACTGGTGTTTGACCCTATGCAGAAGACACTTCTAGCTGATCAGGGAGAGATCCGAGTTGGTTGCAAATACCAAGCTGAGATCCCAGATCGCCTGGCAGAGG GAGAATCTGATAATCGGAACCAACAGAAGATGGAGATGAAAGTCTGGGATCCAGACAACCCTCTCACAGACCGGCAGATTGATCAGTTTCTCGTGGTGGCCCG AGCTGTGGGGACCTTTGCAAGAGCCCTAGATTGCAGCAGTTCCATTCGGCAGCCAAGCCTGCACATGAGTGCAGCCGCTGCCTCCCGAGATATCACCCTG TTTCATGCAATGGATACGTTGCAGAGGAATGGCTATGATCTGGCTAAGGCCATGTCAACCCTGGTGCCCCAGGGCGGGCCAGTGTTGTGTCGGGATGAGATGGAGGAATGGTCAGCCTCAGAGGCTATGCTGTTtgaagaggccctggagaagtATGGGAAGGATTTCAATGATATTCGCCAGGACTTT cTACCCTGGAAGTCACTGGCCAGCATAGTTCAGTTTTATTACATGTGGAAAACCACAGACCGATACATTCAACAG AAAAGATTGAAAGCTGCTGAAGCAGACAGCAAACTAAAACAAGTCTACATCCCTACCTA CACCAAACCAAACCCTAACCAGATAATCTCTGTGGGCTCAAAACCTGGCATGAATGGGGCTGGATTCCAAAAGGGCCTGACTTGTGAGAGTTGCCACA CCACACAGTCTGCCCAGTGGTACGCCTGGGGCCCGCCCAACATGCAGTGCCGCCTCTGTGCTTCCTGTTGGATCTACTGGAAGAAGTACGGGGGACTGAAGACCCCAACTCAGCTTGAGGGGGCTGCTCGGGGCACCACA GAGCCACACTCGAGGGGTCATTTGTCCAGACCAGAAGCCCAAGGTCTCTCCCCCTACACAACCAGCGCCAACCGGGCCAAGCTGCTGGCTAAGAACAGGCAAACATTCCTGCTCCAGACCACAAAGCTGACCCGTCTTGCCAGACGCATGTGCAGGGACCTGTTACAGCCAAGGAGGGCTGCCCGACGACCCTACGCCCCTATCAATGCCAACGCCATCAAGGCAGAGT GCTCCATTAGACTTCCTAAGGCTGCCAAGACTCCACTGAAGATTCACCCTCTGGTGCGGCTGCCCCTGGCAACTATTGTCAAAGATCTGG TGGCCCAGGCACCTCTGAAACCAAAAACACCTCGGGGTACCAAGACACCGATCAACAGAAATCAGCTGACCCAGAACCGGGGACTGGGGGGCATCATGGTGAAACGGGCCTATGAGACT ATGGCAGGAGTTCCTTTCTCTGCCAATGGAAGGCCTCTGGCCTCAGGGATTCGCTCAAGCTCACAGCCAGCAGCCAAGCGTCAGAAACTCAACCCAGCTGATGCACCTAATCCTGTGGTGTTTGTAGCCACAAAAGATACCAG AGCCCTGCGGAAGGCTCTGACCCACCTGGAAATGCGGAGAGCTGCCCGCAGGCCCAATTTGCCCTTGAAGGTGAAGCCGCCGCTGATGGCAGTGCGGCCCCCAGTCCCTCTTCCTCCTTCGTCACATCCTGCCAGCACCAATGAGCCCATTGTCCTGGAAGATTGA
- the MTA2 gene encoding metastasis-associated protein MTA2 isoform X2: MQKTLLADQGEIRVGCKYQAEIPDRLAEGESDNRNQQKMEMKVWDPDNPLTDRQIDQFLVVARAVGTFARALDCSSSIRQPSLHMSAAAASRDITLFHAMDTLQRNGYDLAKAMSTLVPQGGPVLCRDEMEEWSASEAMLFEEALEKYGKDFNDIRQDFLPWKSLASIVQFYYMWKTTDRYIQQKRLKAAEADSKLKQVYIPTYTKPNPNQIISVGSKPGMNGAGFQKGLTCESCHTTQSAQWYAWGPPNMQCRLCASCWIYWKKYGGLKTPTQLEGAARGTTEPHSRGHLSRPEAQGLSPYTTSANRAKLLAKNRQTFLLQTTKLTRLARRMCRDLLQPRRAARRPYAPINANAIKAECSIRLPKAAKTPLKIHPLVRLPLATIVKDLVAQAPLKPKTPRGTKTPINRNQLTQNRGLGGIMVKRAYETMAGVPFSANGRPLASGIRSSSQPAAKRQKLNPADAPNPVVFVATKDTRALRKALTHLEMRRAARRPNLPLKVKPPLMAVRPPVPLPPSSHPASTNEPIVLED, encoded by the exons ATGCAGAAGACACTTCTAGCTGATCAGGGAGAGATCCGAGTTGGTTGCAAATACCAAGCTGAGATCCCAGATCGCCTGGCAGAGG GAGAATCTGATAATCGGAACCAACAGAAGATGGAGATGAAAGTCTGGGATCCAGACAACCCTCTCACAGACCGGCAGATTGATCAGTTTCTCGTGGTGGCCCG AGCTGTGGGGACCTTTGCAAGAGCCCTAGATTGCAGCAGTTCCATTCGGCAGCCAAGCCTGCACATGAGTGCAGCCGCTGCCTCCCGAGATATCACCCTG TTTCATGCAATGGATACGTTGCAGAGGAATGGCTATGATCTGGCTAAGGCCATGTCAACCCTGGTGCCCCAGGGCGGGCCAGTGTTGTGTCGGGATGAGATGGAGGAATGGTCAGCCTCAGAGGCTATGCTGTTtgaagaggccctggagaagtATGGGAAGGATTTCAATGATATTCGCCAGGACTTT cTACCCTGGAAGTCACTGGCCAGCATAGTTCAGTTTTATTACATGTGGAAAACCACAGACCGATACATTCAACAG AAAAGATTGAAAGCTGCTGAAGCAGACAGCAAACTAAAACAAGTCTACATCCCTACCTA CACCAAACCAAACCCTAACCAGATAATCTCTGTGGGCTCAAAACCTGGCATGAATGGGGCTGGATTCCAAAAGGGCCTGACTTGTGAGAGTTGCCACA CCACACAGTCTGCCCAGTGGTACGCCTGGGGCCCGCCCAACATGCAGTGCCGCCTCTGTGCTTCCTGTTGGATCTACTGGAAGAAGTACGGGGGACTGAAGACCCCAACTCAGCTTGAGGGGGCTGCTCGGGGCACCACA GAGCCACACTCGAGGGGTCATTTGTCCAGACCAGAAGCCCAAGGTCTCTCCCCCTACACAACCAGCGCCAACCGGGCCAAGCTGCTGGCTAAGAACAGGCAAACATTCCTGCTCCAGACCACAAAGCTGACCCGTCTTGCCAGACGCATGTGCAGGGACCTGTTACAGCCAAGGAGGGCTGCCCGACGACCCTACGCCCCTATCAATGCCAACGCCATCAAGGCAGAGT GCTCCATTAGACTTCCTAAGGCTGCCAAGACTCCACTGAAGATTCACCCTCTGGTGCGGCTGCCCCTGGCAACTATTGTCAAAGATCTGG TGGCCCAGGCACCTCTGAAACCAAAAACACCTCGGGGTACCAAGACACCGATCAACAGAAATCAGCTGACCCAGAACCGGGGACTGGGGGGCATCATGGTGAAACGGGCCTATGAGACT ATGGCAGGAGTTCCTTTCTCTGCCAATGGAAGGCCTCTGGCCTCAGGGATTCGCTCAAGCTCACAGCCAGCAGCCAAGCGTCAGAAACTCAACCCAGCTGATGCACCTAATCCTGTGGTGTTTGTAGCCACAAAAGATACCAG AGCCCTGCGGAAGGCTCTGACCCACCTGGAAATGCGGAGAGCTGCCCGCAGGCCCAATTTGCCCTTGAAGGTGAAGCCGCCGCTGATGGCAGTGCGGCCCCCAGTCCCTCTTCCTCCTTCGTCACATCCTGCCAGCACCAATGAGCCCATTGTCCTGGAAGATTGA
- the TUT1 gene encoding speckle targeted PIP5K1A-regulated poly(A) polymerase isoform X1: MAAVDSDIEPLPRGGFRCCLCHITTANQPSLDAHLGGRKHRHLVELRATRKAQGLRSVFVSGFPRDVDSTQLSEYFQAFGPVASVVMDKDKGVFAIVEMGDLGAREAVLSQPQHSLGGRRLRVRPREQKEFQSPASRSPKRVAPDSHQLIKALAEAPDVEAQMVKLVGLRELSEAERQLRSLVVALMQEVFAEFFPGCVVHPFGSSINSFDVHGCDLDLFLDLGDLDEPQPAPKAPESPSLDSALASPLDPQVLACTPASPPDSQPPASPQDSEALDFEAPSSSLAPRTPDSALASETLASPQSLPPASPLQEDQGDGDQGKAVELAEALKGEKAEGGAMLELVGSILRGCVPGVYRVQTVPSARRPVVKFCHRPSGLHGDISLSNRLALHNSRFLSLCSELDGRVRPLVYTLRCWAQGRGLSGSGPLLNNYALTLLVIYFLQTRDPPVLPTVSQLTQKAGEQVEVDGWDCSFPRDASRLEPSTNKEPLSSLLAQFFSCVSCWDLRGSLLSLREGQALPVAGGLPSNLSEGLRLGPMNLQDPFDLSHNVAANVTSRVAGRLQNCCRAAANYCRSLQYQRRSSRGRDWGLLPLLQPSSPSSMLSATPIPLPPASFTQLTAVLAQVLREALGCHIEQGTKRLRSEGGGPGEPPQGGTSKRAKLDGQKKSCEEGPEEQQGCAGEHGEDGVEEMVIEVGESVQDWVMRSPGQRGELPLMTGKHLATREEGQSGTAALAKQGPRGPEAACEGSQAEAEKRVSLAVSWRCALWHRVWQGRRRARRRLQQQIKEGGGSGAGSGAEWLATEAQVTRELRGLSSTEQRPEAEPLLTFVASTSQADQSLTVTPLQDSQGLFPDLHHFLQVFLPQALRNLLK; the protein is encoded by the exons ATGGCTGCAGTGGATTCAGATATCGAGCCGCTGCCTCGTGGGGGTTTCCGCTGCTGCCTCTGCCACATCACTACAGCCAACC AACCCAGCCTTGATGCCCACCTGGGAGGCCGGAAGCACCGGCACCTGGTGGAACTACGAGCTACTCGAAAGGCCCAAGGACTTCGAAGCGTGTTTGTCAGTGGCTTTCCCCGGGATGTGGATTCTACTCAGCTCTCTGAGTACTTCCAGGCATTTGGACCTGTGGCCAGTGTTGTCATGGACAAGGACAAG GGTGTGTTTGCCATCGTGGAGATGGGGGACCTGGGTGCCCGGGAAGCTGTTTTGTCACAGCCCCAGCACAGCCTGGGAGGACGTCGCCTGAGGGTCCGGCCACGGGAGCAGAAAGAGTTCCAGAGCCCAGCCTCCAGGTCCCCCAAAAGAGTGGCCCCCGACAGTCACCAGCTGATCAAAGCACTCGCCGAGGCCCCGGACGTGGAGGCACAAATGGTGAAGCTCGTGGGGCTGAGGGAGCTCTCCGAGGCTGAGCGGCAGCTTCGGAGCCTTGTGGTGGCCCTAATGCAGGAAGTCTTCGCAGAGTTCTTCCCTG GCTGTGTGGTCCATCCTTTTGGCTCCTCCATAAACAGCTTTGATGTCCATGGCTGTGATCTCGACCTCTTCCTGGATCTGGGGGACTTGGACGAGCCCCAG CCAGCCCCAAAGGCTCCAGAATCTCCCTCCTTGGACTCGGCCCTGGCATCCCCACTGGATCCTCAAGTCCTGGCCTgcaccccagcctcccctccagACTCACAGCCTCCAGCTTCTCCTCAAGACTCGGAAGCCCTGGACTTTGAAGCCCCTTCCTCCTCACTGGCACCTCGGACTCCAGACTCTGCTTTGGCCTCTGAGACCCTCGCCTCTCCCCagtccctgcctccagcctcGCCGCTGCAGGAGGACCAGGGAGACGGGGACCAGGGGAAGGCGGTGGAACTGGCAGAGGCCCTGAAGGGGGAGAAAGCAGAAGGGGGAGCCATGCTGGAGCTGGTGGGATCCATCCTTCGGGGCTGTGTTCCTGGAGTGTACCGAGTCCAAACCGTGCCCTCTGCCCGGCGCCCTGTGGTCAAGTTCTGCCATCGGCCTTCAGGTCTCCATGGTGACATCTCCCTCAGTAACCG GCTGGCCCTGCACAACTCCCGCTTCCTGAGTCTCTGCTCTGAGCTGGATGGGCGAGTACGGCCCCTTGTGTACACTCTGCGCTGCTGGGCTCAGGGTCGAGGGCTGTCAG GGAGTGGCCCACTTCTCAATAACTACGCCCTGACCTTGCTCGTGATCTATTTTCTTCAGACCAGGGACCCTCCTGTGTTGCCCACTGTGTCCCAGCTCACCCAGAAAGCAG GCGAACAGGTGGAGGTTGATGGCTGGGACTGTAGTTTCCCCAGAGATGCCTCAAGACTGGAGCCCAGCACCAATAAGGAGCCTCTGA gttccctgctggcccagttcTTCTCCTGCGTCTCTTGTTGGGATCTTCGTGGCTCCCTGCTGTCCCTGCGGGAGGGTCAGGCACTACCTGTGGCAGGGGGCCTGCCCTCTAATCTCTCAGAGGGCCTGCGCCTTGGCCCCATGAATCTCCAGGACCCCTTTGACCTGAGTCACAATGTGGCAGCCAACGTGACCAGCCGGGTGGCCGGGAGGCTACAGAACTGTTGCCGAGCAGCAGCCAATTACTGTCGAAGCCTCCAGTACCAGCGGCGGTCTTCCCGGGGTCGGGACTGGGGGCTGCTTCCCCTTCTGCAGCCCAGCTCCCCCAGCTCCATGCTCTCTGCAACACCTATCCCCTTACCCCCTGCTTCCTTCACCCAGCTCACTGCTGTGCTGGCCCAGGTGTTAAGGGAAGCCTTAGGGTGCCATATAGAACAGGGAACCAAGAGACTGCGGTCAGAGGGAGGTGGCCCTGGGGAGCCCCCCCAGGGAGGGACAAGCAAGAGAGCAAAACTAGATGGACAGAAAAAAAGCTGTGAGGAGGGGCCAGAGGAGCAGCAGGGATGTGCAGGGGAGCATGGTGAAGATGGCGTGGAAGAGATGGTCATAGAGGTTGGAGAGTCGGTGCAGGACTGGGTGATGCGGAGCCCTGGGCAGCGGGGGGAGCTGCCCCTGATGACCGGAAAGCATCTAGCCACCAGAGAAGAGGGGCAGTCAGGCACCGCAGCGCTGGCCAAGCAGGGGCCCAGAGGACCTGAGGCAGCCTGCGAAGGGTCTCAGGCCGAGGCCGAGAAGCGGGTGTCGCTCGCAGTGAGCTGGCGCTGCGCCTTGTGGCACCGTGTGTGGCAGGGGCGGAGGCGTGCCCGGAGACGCCTGCAGCAACAAATCAAGGAAGGAGGTGGATCTGGTGCTGGCTCGGGAGCAGAGTGGCTGGCAACTGAGGCTCAGGTCACCCGGGAGCTGCGGGGACTGAGCAGTACTGAACAGAGGCCAGAGGCTGAGCCACTCCTGACCTTCGTGGCATCCACCTCCCAGGCTGACCAGAGTCTCACTGtgaccccactccaggattctcaaGGCCTGTTCCCTGATCTCCATCATTTCTTACAGGTTTTCCTCCCTCAAGCACTTCGAAACCTGCTTAAGTGA